From Nicotiana tabacum cultivar K326 chromosome 20, ASM71507v2, whole genome shotgun sequence, one genomic window encodes:
- the LOC107819901 gene encoding uncharacterized protein LOC107819901 — MSAIVCRKRSYFEELQSPSPTSASPPVSKKLRCSSFTTSPVHFSPPSPLPSLFNQLIALFPDMDNQLLEKALEESGNDLDAAIRSLHELRLGYADGKSDTKADGEMENGMNPTNVPAAKSEDPSENKFPANGAEWVELFVKEMMSATSIDDAKARATRLLENLEKCISSRAGVEAAQNSHKENIMLKQQIEVLLRENTILKRAVAIQHERQKEYDERNQEVHQLKQLIAQGKEQLRTLEINNYALKMHLRQAQQSNSIPGFNPDVF, encoded by the exons ATGTCTGCAATTGTTTGCCGCAAGAGATCGTATTTTGAAGAATTACAATCACCGTCGCCGACATCAGCGTCGCCGCCGGTTTCAAAGAAGCTTCGTTGTTCTTCCTTCACCACCTCTCCGGTTCACTTCTCTCCGCCGTCCCCGCTGCCGTCTCTCTTCAATCAGCTGATAGCTTTATTTCCTGATATGGACAACCAg CTACTTGAGAAAGCATTGGAAGAATCTGGCAATGACCTGGATGCTGCTATTAGGAGCCTGCATGAGCTTCGCCTTGGATATGCAGATGGAAAGTCAGACACAAAAGCTGATGGAGAGATGGAAAATG GTATGAACCCCACCAATGTGCCGGCTGCTAAGTCAGAAGATCCTTCAGAAAACAAGTTTCCTGCCAATGGTGCAGAATGGGTGGAATTGTTTGTGAAGGAAATGATGAGTGCTACAAGCATAGATGATGCCAAGGCTCGAGCTACCAGGCTGTTGGAGAACTTAGAGAAATGCATTAGTTCACGTGCAGGTGTAGAAGCAGCTCAAAATTCTCACAAG GAAAATATTATGCTGAAACAGCAAATAGAAGTGCTTCTCCGAGAGAATACCATTCTCAAGAGGGCAGTGGCCATTCAGCATGAACGTCAGAAAGAGTATGATGAAAGGAACCAGGAAGTGCATCAATTAAAGCAGCTGATTGCTCAGGGTAAAGAGCAATTGAGAACTCTTGAG ATCAACAATTATGCTTTGAAAATGCATTTGCGGCAAGCTCAGCAAAGCAACTCTATCCCTGGATTCAATCCAGATGTGTTCTAA